A portion of the Vibrio coralliirubri genome contains these proteins:
- a CDS encoding division plane positioning ATPase MipZ, producing MPVPPNERDPLPSRLHPEDELTVIDCGGFDSNTTRLVIAMADLVLTPTTDDAVDQFGLNMFADTLASLSAIIGKDVVAHVLPNRI from the coding sequence GTGCCTGTACCACCTAATGAACGAGATCCTTTACCGTCCCGACTGCATCCAGAAGATGAATTGACGGTTATTGATTGCGGTGGTTTCGACTCGAACACCACACGTTTGGTTATTGCCATGGCCGATCTCGTTCTGACTCCTACAACGGATGATGCGGTTGATCAGTTTGGGCTAAATATGTTCGCGGATACCCTAGCCTCTTTATCTGCAATTATCGGTAAAGACGTTGTGGCTCATGTTCTGCCTAACCGTATCTAG